From Miscanthus floridulus cultivar M001 chromosome 15, ASM1932011v1, whole genome shotgun sequence, the proteins below share one genomic window:
- the LOC136509198 gene encoding 2'-deoxymugineic-acid 2'-dioxygenase-like: MENMLHLAPSQALPMDRSIFLREQLPPAISAVASLPVIDMSRNHDEVRRGILDAGMEFGFFLVVNHGIPEEVMRDMAEVCEEFFQLSAADKAYMYSEDRHKPNRIFSGATYETGGEKYWRDCLRLACPFPVGDGTRDWPHTPQRLRGVIEHFTTLTRGVGMELLQLLSEAMGIRPDYFEGDISSGDVVLNINHYPPCPNPEKTLGLPPHCDRNLITLLLPGSVYGLDVAYKGEWIKVEPMPGALVINFGQQLEVVTNGLLKSIEHRVVTSSTLARTAVATFIMPTPDCLIGPAKEFVAEDRPPCYRTVRFRDFMRIYNVVKLGSSVNLTTDLKNVQKEI, encoded by the exons ATGGAGAATATGCTCCACCTAGCCCCGTCCCAAGCGCTGCCCATGGACCGCTCCATCTTCTTGCGTGAGCAGCTGCCGCCGGCCATCTCCGCGGTCGCCTCCCTGCCAGTGATCGACATGTCCCGCAACCACGACGAGGTCCGCCGTGGCATCCTTGACGCGGGCATGGAGTTCGGCTTCTTCCTG GTGGTGAACCACGGTATCCCCGAGGAGGTGATGCGCGACATGGCGGAGGTGTGCGAGGAGTTCTTCCAGCTGTCGGCGGCGGACAAGGCGTACATGTACTCGGAGGACAGGCACAAGCCCAACCGCATCTTCTCCGGCGCCACCTACGAGACCGGCGGCGAGAAGTACTGGCGGGACTGCCTCCGCCTCGCCTGCCCCTTCCCCGTCGGCGACGGCACCAGGGACTGGCCGCACACGCCCCAGAGACTGAGGGGTGTCATCGAGCACTTCACCACCCTGACGAGAGGAGTGGGGATGGAGCTGCTGCAGCTGCTGTCCGAGGCCATGGGAATCCGGCCTGACTACTTCGAAGGCGACATCAGCTCTGGCGACGTCGTCCTCAACATCAACCACTACCCTCCGTGCCCCAACCCGGAGAAGACGCTCGGCCTGCCGCCGCATTGCGACCGGAACCTCATCACCCTGCTCCTCCCCGGCTCCGTCTATGGCCTCGACGTCGCCTACAAGGGAGAGTGGATCAAAGTTGAGCCCATGCCTGGTGCCTTGGTCATCAACTTCGGCCAGCAACTCGAG GTTGTGACTAATGGACTGCTCAAAAGCATTGAGCACCGCGTGGTGACCAGCTCGACGCTGGCGCGGACGGCGGTGGCCACGTTCATCATGCCCACCCCAGACTGTCTCATCGGCCCCGCCAAGGAGTTCGTCGCCGAGGACAGGCCGCCGTGCTACCGCACCGTCAGGTTCCGTGACTTCATGCGCATATACAACGTTGTCAAGCTGGGGTCATCTGTCAACCTGACTACAGACCTTAAGAATGTTCAGAAGGAAATATGA